Proteins from a single region of Candidatus Aminicenantes bacterium:
- a CDS encoding hydrogenase maturation nickel metallochaperone HypA translates to MHEGAIATTIIQNILEVREQEKFASIKTATVLIGRLHHVVPEVLQNHFRLLKKEHPPLIRCKLVIKIAPVAITCRGCNKVTVLEQAAFVCPACASTAIEITGGREMHLKDIIGVRQHKLSTDLGGYSLSAPAKGRKAEGVGLKNKDKIKGQKK, encoded by the coding sequence ATGCACGAGGGAGCCATCGCCACCACCATTATCCAGAACATCCTGGAAGTCCGGGAACAGGAAAAATTCGCTTCAATAAAAACCGCAACCGTCCTCATCGGCCGTTTGCACCACGTCGTCCCCGAGGTGCTGCAGAACCATTTCCGCTTGTTGAAAAAGGAACATCCCCCTTTAATCCGCTGCAAACTGGTCATCAAGATCGCACCGGTGGCCATCACGTGTCGCGGGTGCAACAAAGTTACCGTCCTCGAGCAAGCCGCCTTCGTTTGCCCGGCCTGCGCTTCGACCGCCATCGAGATCACCGGCGGCAGGGAGATGCATCTGAAAGACATAATTGGTGTAAGGCAGCACAAACTATCCACCGACCTTGGTGGATATAGTTTGTCTGCCCCTGCAAAGGGGCGTAAGGCGGAAGGTGTAGGGTTGAAGAATAAAGATAAAATAAAAGGGCAAAAAAAATGA